CGCCCAAAGCGTGGAATTGCGCGTGGACCGGGATGTCATCTCGAATTTGTACTCCTCCGTTCCTCGGAGGAATTCGAGGCTGGAGAGAGATCGCTGGACCGAGTACTCAACCATCGAAAGAAGAAGCGCGAGGCCCGGCCGCGATTTTGACCATGGCGGGCGGTCGTCAAAGCCCGAGAGATAGTCGTAGAGCCGGCCGTGGAAGACGAACCCGAGGCGGACGGCGCGGAGTTTTCCCTCGAGCCGGACGCCTTCGCACCAGATCCACCCCCGGTTCCAGAATTCGCGGAGCACCGCCTCCTGAAATTCGCCGAATCCCGGCAAGAAAAACAACCCCGGGTATCCGAGATGGTTCCATCGCGCCTGGTGGAGCGCCACGAGCTCGCGGAACAGGCGGTTGAGCGACTCAAGGGAGTCCGCCCGTTCGATCGATCCTCCCGGCGTCTCCGAGATCGCCCTCCTTGCCTGATTCAACTTGCGGCGCACGTGGGGGCGGAGGCCTTCGAGGTAGTCCGGGAGAGTCGCCGGCGGCTCGAGCCTGGGTGCGGTCTCGGTGAGCCGCGCGCTGCAGCGGATCTTCCGCGCGTGAAGCTCGGCGGGGAGTCCGGCCAGAACGCTGCTCTCCGCGGGGAGATGCTCCAATTCGATGTCGTCATAGACGGAAGGATGTTCGTCGAGGTAGCGGGCGAATTCCCGCGGGACGACCGACCGGTACGAGGGATGGATGATGGAGTCAAGAAAATCGCTCGGCCCGGCTTTCGACAGTGCGCCCCGGGAATACCTCCCCGTCACCCCGCAACCCATGAACCGCAGCCGACTCCAAACCCGCTTGCCGAGGAGATCGGTGACCTCGAGAAAGAGCGGAACGATCCCGGCAAGCGTCCGGCGATCCCTGAAAAGAAGGATGTGCGGCGTGCGCGCATGGTCTTCGCCGAAATAATTCCACCAGTGAAAAAGCCATTCGAACGTTTGGAAGGGGGTGACCTCGGCCTGGAAGGCGAGCGCGTTCCACTCGTCCCGGAGAAGGGAGAACGCCGCCGCATCCCGAATCGCCTCGACGGAGAGCCGGGTCGCCCCGCGTTCGTTGCGTCCGTCCCCGGCCGCCGTCCGGCGCGGCCGGCCCGGGGCGACCGCGCTCACGTATCTTAACGTCTGCATGAGGCCTCCAGAGTTCGGGGCGGTTCCGTCTCCGCCGTCGCGTCTTTTCCGGGCCCGGCGCCGTTATCATGTTGCCGGCCGTAGAGGACGCATCCCGCCTTCCACCGCGCCCATCCGTAGTACTGGAACGGGGTCAGGAGCCGGAGTGCGAATCCGCTCGTGGTTGTCGTATTGAGGATTGTGATCCGGCGTATCTCGTAGGGGTCCTCGCCGAAATTCGCCGGACCCGTTGAGACGCCGCAGGCGATGTCATAGCCCGCGTGCTCGACCATTTCCTTGACGTACGGATTGAGAGAGCCGTACGGGTAGGAAAAGCTTCGCACGGGGGAATTCAGCAGAATTTCGAGGAGAATTCTCGACCGGGAGATCTCCTGCCATGCGTCGTAATCGGTCAGCGCCGTCAATTTCGTGTGGTTGAGGGAATGCGACCCGATCTCAAATCCGGCCTGGTGCAGTTCGACGATCTGCCGGCGGTCCATCAGGGCGACCTCGGGGAGGGACTCGGAGCGGTCCCAGAAATTGGTCGCGGCGCCCTGATACCCGAGGACAAAAACCACCGCTTTCGCACCGAATTCCTGCAGGAGGGGAAGCGCCACATCGTAGGTATCCCGGTAGCCGTCGTCGAAGGTGAGGATCACCGGCTTCCGCGGAAGATTCAGCTCGCCCTGGAGAAAGAGCGAGTAATCGTTGAACGTGATCGGAGTGAATCCCCACCGGTCGAGGAGTTCGAGCTGCTTTTGAAACTCGCGCACATGGACGCACGTCCAGTAGGCTTCGCTGAGCGATTTCTCCTCGACGATGCGGTGATACATCAGCACCTTGATCATCCTGGGATTCCCCCCGTTGTGGAAGCGCCTTCTACCGCTCATAGGCCGGTTCCTTTCCCGCGAGGGTGAACCTCGGCCGGGGACGCGTAAGTTTCCGGATGAAGCGCTCGACCTGCTCCCCGATGACGTTCCACTCATATTTCGAGCGCGCGAGTTCGCAGCTCTTCTCGATGAGGCGGCCTCTCAGGGCGGAGTTCGACAGGAGCTCCACCACGGAAGCCGCGAACTCCTCCGGGCGGTCGGCGATCAGCACTGATTCTCCGTTCTTCACGTCGATCCCTTCGCAACCGATGTTCGTCGAGACGATCGGCTTTTTCATCGCCATTGCTTCCATCACTTTCAGCCTCGTCCCGCCCCCCATGCGCAGCGGCACCACGTAGACGCTCGAGCGCCAGACGTAGGGACGAACGTCCTCGACGTACCCGGTGATGACCACGTTCGGCGCCGCCCGGTTCAGGAGCACGCGCGGGGGCTTGTTGCCGACGATATAGATTCGCGCCTCCGGGATGGCCCGCTGGATGAGCGGGAAGATCTCGTCGAGGAAGTAGAGCATGCCGTCGTAATTCGGGACGTATCCCATCATCCCCGTGAAGACCAGCGAGTAGGGCTCGCTCGGCGTTTGCGCGGGCCGGAAGTACGAGGTGTCGACCCCGTTGGGCACGAGGAATTTCGGAACGTCCGGAACCGAGGCGGAAAGAATCGCCCTGTCCCGTTCGGACGTGACGAAAATCGCATCCTGCCTGCGGTACGCCTCCAGTTCCTCGTGAAGCAGTTTTCGCGATTCCCGGCGGTAGTGATATTTTCTCAGCCAGGAGCGCGCATTTTCAGCCCATCTGGAAAAATTGTCGTATTCGACGTTGTGCGCGTCCAGGATGCGCACGGCGTCGGTCCCGACGCGGAACGCAGCCATCATGCAAAATTCCGTCTGGACGACGTCGAAGGAACGGCGGTCGAGGAGCCGGTTGATCGTCGCCTGCATCTCGTTTGAGATGAAGATCGACTGGAGAAAGCTGAATTTTGTGAAGTGCGCATAGGCCTGGCCGAGGCGGCGGTACCGTCCGACCCACGGATAGGGGACCACATGGACGCCCTCGAGCTTCGATTGAAAGGCGCTTCCGATCAGGGACGAGGTCCCGGGGTCGCCGAAGCAGGCCACGGTCACGTCATGGCGCATGGCAAGATGCTTGAGGAGATGATGGATCCTGAGAGTTCCGCCGGAGATTGTCGGCTCGGGGGAGTAGGGCATGAGATGCAGGATCTTCATGATGGGACGCCTCTTGTCGCAGCGGAAGTGTTTTTCCATTTCCCCGGGATGAGGGAGTATTTTACGAACGCCAGGTCGGTGCGCCGGATCGCCCCGAACAGGATCAACGAAACTCCGTAGAGGAGGAGGCCGGCCCCGCCCCAGAGGAGAAAATGAACTCCCGAGCGCTCGAAGATCCAGCAAAAGCAGCTCATGACGAGCGAGGCGGCGAGGCCTTTGAGCGGAAGGCCGATGGAGGCCCCTTCAAAAATCTCCCCGGGGGTCAGATAAATCGCGATGCACATCACGAGGAACTCCGTCATCAACGTGGCGATCGCCGCGCCGATGCCGCCGTTGCCGAAATGGGACTGGGCGAAGGGAATCAAAAAGACATTCGCGAGCGGGTTGAACAGCATCGCAACGAACGCCGCTCCCGCCCACTGGCGCTGCAGGTTTGAGGCGATGAGCGTCGAGGCGAGGATCGAGTCGATCGAGACGAGCACGAGGCCGGGAGCGAAGATTTTCAGCAGCACCTCCGCCTGCCCGTAGCCCTCCGATCCGAAAAACAGATCGATAATCTCATGGGACGAGAAGAAGACGAAGACGCAGATCGGCATGGCGGCGAGCAGAATGAAATCGATGCTGTTCCGGGTGGTCCGCGCGAGCGACTTCGTGTCACCCACCGAGAGTCTTGAGAGGACCGGGAGGACGGCGGTGGAGAAGATGCTCGGCAGGAACATGAGGACGTCGAAGAACCTGTACGCCGCCCCGTACCACCCGACGACCACCCCCGGCACCATGAGCGAGAGCATCACGGCGTCGATGCGATAGTAGACGACCCCGAAGAGGGACCAGAGAAAGTACGGGAGGTTCGTCTTGAGCAACTCCCTCATGGAGCCCCACCGGGGCCAGGGGATGCGCGCCACGATGCGCCGTGCAAAGGCGGCAAGAATCCCGAAGTTGAGAAGGGAGCTCAGAGCCATGACGAGGGCGATGACGACGGCATGAGCGCCCATCAGGAGGGCCGCCACTCCGACGAGGGCGACGCAGAACCGCTCCGCAATTCCCCCGAGGGCCGGGTACTGCATGAGTTCAAACCCCTGGAAGCAGCCCGAGAGCGCCTTTCCTGCGCACTCCCACACTTTTGCAACGATGAGAATCACGATCAGCGCCAGTACGGGGCCCGGATATCCCGCCGCAAACGAGAACCCCACGAGCGCGGTTCCGGCGATGACCCACATGAGAACACGGATCCCGACCGTATCCGAGAGCAGCCGGGGAGCCCCGTCGCGCGAGCGGGAGACCTCCTTGGCGAGAAAATAGGGGCCGCCGTACTCGATCACCATCTGGGCGATCATCGCGATCGAGATGGCCAGGTAGAGCCTGCCGTACTCCTCGCTTCCCAGATAGCGGGGGAGGAAAAGCATGAGCACGAAGCTCGACGTCCAGGTGATGACCTGCGAGACCATCATCACGCCGGTGTTCCGGGCGATGGACTGTGCGATTTCCCGGCTCATGAGGCCGCCGCTTTCCTCAGCATCGATGACCTGAGCGGGCGAATGCCCAGCTTCCTGCCGGCGAGCAGCAGGAGGAAGTAAGGGATCTCGATGAACACGCGCTGCCATTTGGTCCGCGGATCCTGCAGGAGCCTGTAGACCCATTCGAGGCCGAGTTTCCGCATCCAGAGCGGCGCCCGCCTGCGGATCCTGGCAAGGAAGTCGAACAGGCCCCCGACGGCAAGGCAGACCGCTGTCTTCAGTTCGCCGGCGTGGCGCGCGATCCAGAGTTCCTGGTTCGGCGAGCCGAGCGCCACGAGCAGGATGTCCGGCTCCCTCGAATTGATCTCCTCGATGATCAACGGCTCCTCCTCCGGGGAAAAATACCCGTTGTACGCCCCCGCGATCCTCAGGTTCGGAAAGCTTTCCGCGACATGGCTGAGGCAGGGGCCGATCACCGACGGATGCGCGCCGAGAAAGTAGACCGACCAGCCCTTTGTCTCCGCCTCGCGAAGAACCTTCGGGGTGAAATCGGTGCCGTTGAGGTTCTCGGCAATCGGGGTCTTGAGAATGCGGCCGGCGAGCCTGAGCCCCGATCCGTCGGGGAGCACGAGGTCCGCGTCGTTCAGATGGCGGTGAAAATCCCGGTTCCGCCTCGAGAGGAAAATGCTGTGGACATTCGTAAAGAACACCTCGCGGGCGCGGCCGTCGTGATGGTTGACGAACCACCGGATGGAGGAGAGGGCCCTGTCGGATGTGGTGTTGTCGACCCGCGCGCCCAGAATGTAGACCCGGCGCCCGTTTTGTCCGCGTATTCTCATGCCGGAGTTTCCCCGAAGTTGTGCTGCGCACCCTTCCCGCCGTCGCGGCGGTCGATCGGTTCCAGCGCCGAGAGCAACCCCATCAGCGTCCCCAGGAAGATCATGTTCCGGTAGAAGGTCAGCTGGAGATCGTAATTCGAGACGATCATCTGATTCACGACCGCCGCAACGCTCACCGCTGCGATTGCTTTCAGGTAGGGGTCGTTCAACCGGGCGAGAGTCCAGGAGGCTTTAAACACGAATGAGTCCATGAACAGCCAGAAGAAACAGAACCCCACCGCCCCCATCTTGACCAGGAGCCACAGAATTTCATTGTGGGAGATGTAATCGCGGAGCGGAAAATCGATCTTCGCGAGAGGGAGAGGCATTTCATACTTGTTGCCGAAGCCGATCCCCGCGACCGGGTGGTGCTGGACCGTGGTGGCAAGGTCGAATTTCTCGAGTTCCCGGTAGAGATTGGAATAGTACCGCTCGCCCGCGGCCTCGGGAGCCACGCTCATTCCCGTTTTCACGAGCTTCACCGGCGAGGCGAATTTGCTGTCGCTCTCCCAGAAGATCCCGCAATAGAGCGCAAGGACTCCCAGGACCGGGACGACGGTGCGAAGCAGCATGCGCCGGCCGGATTTCGGGATGACTGCGACGAAGGCGGCGAGCGCGGGGACGATCGCCGCATAGGCCGAACGCCGCTGGCCCGTAAAGAACCCGAACAGGAGCGGAAGCAGAAGAACCATCAGGGCCACGCGCTGGTTCGTTCGCGCGTCGAAGATCACCAGGGCAAGGAGAAAGATCAGGAGATCCAGGATGAACACGGGGTCTTCGTGGTTTGTCACGGTCATCGAGCCCGCGAAACTGAAACCGAGCTCGGCGAATCTCACGATCCCCTGAAACGCCTTGAAGGAAATGGCTCCGATGCAGACCCAGAGCAGCGTGTGCGCCTGTTCCCTGGTTTGGATGATCTGGGGAACCAGCACGTATAACAACCCGAGATACATGAGCGCCCGCACCTCCCAGAGGGCGGGCAAAAAATCTCCTCCCCGCCACAACCCATACGCGAACGAACACGCAAGCGCAAGGAAAAAAAGGAGCGCACTCCCCCAGACGGAGATGCTCCTGATGCGAGCCTCTCCTTTCAAGCCCGCGAGGACGAGCCACACCAGGATGAGGAGCGCCAGTTGAAGCTCGAGCGGGTTCGCAACCGCGTTCTCCCAGTGCGGCAGATAGCTGATCTCCTTGATGTTCAGGAAATAGAGGGGCTTGAAGGTCCATGAGTCGAAGCCGGGGATTTCGTACTGGTCGAACAACAGGACCATCCCGATGAAGAAGAAGAATCCCCAATCGAGACGGCAACACGAGAGCACGACGATGAAAAGCGTCGCTGCGACCGCCGCCGTCGCGAGGACGTTTCCCCCGCTGGTGAGAAGCGCCGCCGCGACAATGAGCGGGCCGAAGATCGCGAGGGACGCCACCAGCACGCCTTCGACCGAAAAGTCGATGCGCCAGGCAGAGTCCCTCTGGGAAGTCGTGTACTCGTTTGCCATAATCGTTACGGCGAGGGAAGTTGTCTCGTGAACATATCGAACAACACCACGCCCGCCTGGACGACCGCGAGCGCGAGGAGAAAGAGATACGCACCGATCGCCGGCCTGCGGGTCCGCTTGCCCGCTCCGACCGCGATGAGAAGTCCGAGCACTATTCCGGCCATGGAAATCATATTGATGTTACCGGTGCAATTGATGTGCCAGCGCTGCGGGGGGAGTTTGTCCCCCCTTCAGGCGGAAGAAGGCTTCGCCTGCACGCGCCCTTGCGCAAATTTTTCACAGTGGCGCAATGCGTTCTGCGCACAAACGTAACCGTCCGGGGCCGGGAGATCCTAGCGGGGGAGGTCGGTGTCGAAGAATGGGAACCACCTGGTGGAATACCGGATTTCCTTACACCGTTCACCGACTTTGCGGGCGGGCACTCCTGCCACGATCGTGTAGGGATCGATGTTTTTCGTCACGACGGCGCCTGCGCCCACGACGCAACCTTCGCCCAAATTCACCCCCGGCATCACCATCGCGCGGGCGCCCAGCCAGGCATGGTCCCCGATGATGACCTCGCGCCCGATTGTTCCGAACTGCGGGTCCCCCAGATCATGCGTAAAGGTCAGCAGGTAGGATTCCGGGGAAATATTCACGTTTGCGCCGATTGTGAGACCCCCCCGCCCGTCCAGGTAGCATCGGCGGTTGACGACCGAATGGTCGCCGATGCTGATTCGCCTCCCTGTGATGAAACACCCCATGTGAACGGCCGTCCCCGCCCCGATCCTGATCCCGAATACGACGCTCAGATAGGCATGACGGACAGAATAGAGGGGTACATGGGTGACGAAGTTGTTGTAAAAATAGAACAGAAATGCGACTGCAAAATTATGAATGCTCCTCATCGTATCAACCGGACTATGGTGGCAATGTATTGAGAGCGACAATAAACATGCCGAACGATCTCTTGGCATTGACTCAGTCTTCTCGTTCCGCCGCTCTGCGGCGGAATGCATACCGGGACGCTCTGCGTCCCAACCTCGTTGCGGCGCAGAGCGCCGCGGATCACGTTCCCACGCAGAGCGTGGGAACGAGTAAATTTGGTAGTGCCTCGGTTTGGTCGTCTATCTATCCAACTCGTCATGCTGACATGCTTTAGGTCAGCATCTTTCAACGCTTTTTGAGAGAACCCGAGGAGGAACATGCCCGGGATAACGGGCTTGGATGAAACCGGGACGCTGCCTATTGTTTTGTATCTCCATGGATTCTTCTACATGGCATGGAAATTGTAGGCGAGGGAGATGGATCTCATCGTCATGAGATGTTGGAAAAAAATAGTGTTCGTTCTTGGATGCGCGGCCATTGCCGGTTTCCTCGCGCCGTCTGCGCACACGCAATCATCTCCGTGGGTCACGGGCTACTATGCGGGATGGAACCAGGGGGGCTATAATAACGGGGTCCTGCCCGCTGAGGGGATCGATTACTCGGCTCTCACTCATATCATCCATTTTTCACTCGTTCCGAACGCCGACGCCTCCCTCGACACCAATTCGAACAGCCTCCACCAGATAAATTCGACGGCGTTGCTCCCGAGGGCTCATGCGGCGGGTGTGAAGGTTCTGATTGCCGTTGGCGGCTGGGGTTCGGCCCCGGCGTTTCGCGGGGCGACGAGCGCGGCAAATTTGACGCTCTTCGTGGCCAATCTGGTCTCGTTCATGCGTGTGCGCGGATACGACGGAATTGACCTCGATTGGGAGGTACTGGAGCCGGGAGATTCGCTTCAATTTGCGCTCTTTGTCCGGCTTCTGAGGCAGCAGCTCGACGCTCTCTCTCCACGGGGACTTTTGACCGCCGCGGTGGGATGGAACCCGCGGATCATCGCGTCTCTTGCCGGTCAGTTCGATCAGATCAATATCATGTCTTACGACATCTCCGGCCCATGGCCCGGATGGGTGACGTGGCACAATTCGGCATTGTACGACGGGGGCTTTGTTTTCCCGAACGGTGGAGCCCCGCCGCTCTCCGCCGACCGGTTCATATCGGACTTTGCCGCCGCAGGGGTGCCGAGGAGCAAGATCGGAATCGGAATTGATTTCTATGGGTACGTCTGGAGCGGGGGACAGGGAACCTCCACCGGCGGGGCCGTCAAGCCGCGGCAAACATGGTCTTCACCGCCGGCTGTGCGCGGAAATGTCCCCTACCGTGACATCATGACCGTCTACTACAAACCCGAATACTATTGCTGGGATTCCATTGCGGCCGCTTCATATTTGGGTGTCGACCTGCCGGGCTCCGACAGCGACAAGTTCATCTCCTATGATGACGGCAATATGATCAGGGCCAAAGTCCAATACGCGCGGAGCACGGGCCTCGGCGGCATCTTTATCTGGGACCTGGGCGGCGGATATCTTCCCGCAGGCGTGCCTGAGAGGGACCGGCTTCTCCACGCGGCGAAGAAAGCAGTCCACGGGGTTGCAAATCCCCCGGAGATCCCGGAGGCCGGAAGCCCGCCCAACAATCTTGTGGGGCTCACGACCAACCCGGTGCTCCGGTGGGAGCCCTCCCTTGAGGCGATAGGGTACCACCTGCAGGTTTCGCGGTCACCCGATTTTTCGACACTCGACATTGCCAGGCATGCGGGGACCGCCAATTCGGCATCCCTCCCGGGGCTCCAGATTCAAACGACATACTACTGGAGAGTCCGCGCCGTGGACATTCCCGACACCAGCGCCTGGTCTGCGACCTCCGTCTTCACAACTGCCGCCGATACGCTTCTCCCGCCCTCCTGGATGTACATGAGCCGGACGGGGAAGAGCGCGACGATCGTCATCCCGCGCGACGCAGACGTGAATCTCGACACGATCGCGATGCAGCCCGGGAATGCGATCGGAGTGTTCTTCAGGCAGGACGGAAAAGACCTTTGCGCGGGATTGAGTCTCTGGCGCAGGGGGGTGGATTGCACAATCACATGTTGGGGGGACGATTCTTCAACGCAAGCAAAGGAGGGCTTTTCCCGGGGAGATACCATCTACTACCGGATTTGGGACCGTTCGAGCAGGATGGATCGTCCCGTGCCGGTCGTGTATCGCTCAGGGACGAAGACGTTTCTCAATGGAGGCAGGTACATTCTCCGCTCCATCGGGAAGTTACGCCTCACGGGAGAGGTGCCGCGCCAGTTTGAGCTTGCGCAGAATTATCCCAACCCTTTCAACCCTTCCACCGTCATACAATACTCCATCCCCGAAAACGCCCGCGTCAGGCTCGAGCTCTACGGCCTCCGCGGTGAGCGGGTCGCGGTCCTTGTCGACAGGACATCCCCTCCCGGAACGTACCGTGTTACCTTTCGGACGGAGGATCTGGCCTCGGGCGTCTATTATTATCGGCTCAGCGCCGACGGGTTGAAGGAAAGGAGAAAGGTCTTCGAAGAGACGAAAAAAATGCTCGTCGTGAAATAAGGACGCCCTTCAATCCTCCGGGAGGTGCTTCGAAAGCCATTCGCTCACGTGCTCCATCACCGGGCCTGTAAACGGTTTCACGAGCGTCACGACAAAGAGGCGCGCGCTGTCGCTGAGGTAGGGCACGAACTTGTTGAAGATGGTTCTTGTCTTTTCGAACGTTTCGATCGCGTACGACCCGTCGCAAAGCTTTACGTGCTTGTAGTGCTTGATAAGGGAAGGCACTTTGTCGGCTTTCGGGTCTACCTTGGTAAAATCGTAAGTTATGAGGAGCACTCGCATGGCCGTCTCCTTCTGATGAACAGCGTCAGCCTCCTGGTTGCTAGCGGAAAAGTACAGAGGGATACTTGAAATGTCCAGTTAAAAGAAATTTATTCGGAAAACGATGGGAACGGCGCCTGCGATTAGATGGCATTAATATTATTTAACCGGGAATGGGATGGCGATCGCAGGCAGGTGCTGTGAACGTATCCGGATAAGGAACGGCAGGCCAGAAAGATTTATCGGGTAAATCGCGTAATCGTTGCGCTATCTCACGTTTCCACGGGGGGGTAATGCGTAGATTCGTTGCAGAGTTTCTCCCGTTCCCATCTCGATTAATTGCCGAAAACCCTTATGAGTGCGCCTATCGTCGATATTCTTGCCTGGACTGCAATAGTCATCATCACAGTACCGCTCGGGTTCCTCGCGGTGAACCGGTATAACCGCTTCTCTCGCGACAACGCCCGCCAGAGAGGGCTGTAGATCTCGTTCAGCCGAAATCGGTTTGAAAAACTGTTGACTTTGTCAGAACCCGTTGGTACATTTCCGCAGAGGCTTTCTTAAGCCCCCAATGCCTCATCCGAAAATGCAATGAGACAGAATCCCGAATCCGCTGGGTCCGGGATTTTTTTTGTCCTGCCTGAATCCTGCGTCAAACGCGGGAAGAATGTAGAGGAGACGGTAGCCGC
This is a stretch of genomic DNA from Bacteroidota bacterium. It encodes these proteins:
- a CDS encoding polysaccharide deacetylase family protein, yielding MSGRRRFHNGGNPRMIKVLMYHRIVEEKSLSEAYWTCVHVREFQKQLELLDRWGFTPITFNDYSLFLQGELNLPRKPVILTFDDGYRDTYDVALPLLQEFGAKAVVFVLGYQGAATNFWDRSESLPEVALMDRRQIVELHQAGFEIGSHSLNHTKLTALTDYDAWQEISRSRILLEILLNSPVRSFSYPYGSLNPYVKEMVEHAGYDIACGVSTGPANFGEDPYEIRRITILNTTTTSGFALRLLTPFQYYGWARWKAGCVLYGRQHDNGAGPGKDATAETEPPRTLEASCRR
- a CDS encoding glycosyl hydrolase family 18 protein translates to MRCWKKIVFVLGCAAIAGFLAPSAHTQSSPWVTGYYAGWNQGGYNNGVLPAEGIDYSALTHIIHFSLVPNADASLDTNSNSLHQINSTALLPRAHAAGVKVLIAVGGWGSAPAFRGATSAANLTLFVANLVSFMRVRGYDGIDLDWEVLEPGDSLQFALFVRLLRQQLDALSPRGLLTAAVGWNPRIIASLAGQFDQINIMSYDISGPWPGWVTWHNSALYDGGFVFPNGGAPPLSADRFISDFAAAGVPRSKIGIGIDFYGYVWSGGQGTSTGGAVKPRQTWSSPPAVRGNVPYRDIMTVYYKPEYYCWDSIAAASYLGVDLPGSDSDKFISYDDGNMIRAKVQYARSTGLGGIFIWDLGGGYLPAGVPERDRLLHAAKKAVHGVANPPEIPEAGSPPNNLVGLTTNPVLRWEPSLEAIGYHLQVSRSPDFSTLDIARHAGTANSASLPGLQIQTTYYWRVRAVDIPDTSAWSATSVFTTAADTLLPPSWMYMSRTGKSATIVIPRDADVNLDTIAMQPGNAIGVFFRQDGKDLCAGLSLWRRGVDCTITCWGDDSSTQAKEGFSRGDTIYYRIWDRSSRMDRPVPVVYRSGTKTFLNGGRYILRSIGKLRLTGEVPRQFELAQNYPNPFNPSTVIQYSIPENARVRLELYGLRGERVAVLVDRTSPPGTYRVTFRTEDLASGVYYYRLSADGLKERRKVFEETKKMLVVK
- a CDS encoding acyltransferase; this encodes MRSIHNFAVAFLFYFYNNFVTHVPLYSVRHAYLSVVFGIRIGAGTAVHMGCFITGRRISIGDHSVVNRRCYLDGRGGLTIGANVNISPESYLLTFTHDLGDPQFGTIGREVIIGDHAWLGARAMVMPGVNLGEGCVVGAGAVVTKNIDPYTIVAGVPARKVGERCKEIRYSTRWFPFFDTDLPR
- a CDS encoding O-antigen ligase family protein produces the protein MANEYTTSQRDSAWRIDFSVEGVLVASLAIFGPLIVAAALLTSGGNVLATAAVAATLFIVVLSCCRLDWGFFFFIGMVLLFDQYEIPGFDSWTFKPLYFLNIKEISYLPHWENAVANPLELQLALLILVWLVLAGLKGEARIRSISVWGSALLFFLALACSFAYGLWRGGDFLPALWEVRALMYLGLLYVLVPQIIQTREQAHTLLWVCIGAISFKAFQGIVRFAELGFSFAGSMTVTNHEDPVFILDLLIFLLALVIFDARTNQRVALMVLLLPLLFGFFTGQRRSAYAAIVPALAAFVAVIPKSGRRMLLRTVVPVLGVLALYCGIFWESDSKFASPVKLVKTGMSVAPEAAGERYYSNLYRELEKFDLATTVQHHPVAGIGFGNKYEMPLPLAKIDFPLRDYISHNEILWLLVKMGAVGFCFFWLFMDSFVFKASWTLARLNDPYLKAIAAVSVAAVVNQMIVSNYDLQLTFYRNMIFLGTLMGLLSALEPIDRRDGGKGAQHNFGETPA
- a CDS encoding glycosyltransferase — encoded protein: MKILHLMPYSPEPTISGGTLRIHHLLKHLAMRHDVTVACFGDPGTSSLIGSAFQSKLEGVHVVPYPWVGRYRRLGQAYAHFTKFSFLQSIFISNEMQATINRLLDRRSFDVVQTEFCMMAAFRVGTDAVRILDAHNVEYDNFSRWAENARSWLRKYHYRRESRKLLHEELEAYRRQDAIFVTSERDRAILSASVPDVPKFLVPNGVDTSYFRPAQTPSEPYSLVFTGMMGYVPNYDGMLYFLDEIFPLIQRAIPEARIYIVGNKPPRVLLNRAAPNVVITGYVEDVRPYVWRSSVYVVPLRMGGGTRLKVMEAMAMKKPIVSTNIGCEGIDVKNGESVLIADRPEEFAASVVELLSNSALRGRLIEKSCELARSKYEWNVIGEQVERFIRKLTRPRPRFTLAGKEPAYER
- a CDS encoding flippase yields the protein MSREIAQSIARNTGVMMVSQVITWTSSFVLMLFLPRYLGSEEYGRLYLAISIAMIAQMVIEYGGPYFLAKEVSRSRDGAPRLLSDTVGIRVLMWVIAGTALVGFSFAAGYPGPVLALIVILIVAKVWECAGKALSGCFQGFELMQYPALGGIAERFCVALVGVAALLMGAHAVVIALVMALSSLLNFGILAAFARRIVARIPWPRWGSMRELLKTNLPYFLWSLFGVVYYRIDAVMLSLMVPGVVVGWYGAAYRFFDVLMFLPSIFSTAVLPVLSRLSVGDTKSLARTTRNSIDFILLAAMPICVFVFFSSHEIIDLFFGSEGYGQAEVLLKIFAPGLVLVSIDSILASTLIASNLQRQWAGAAFVAMLFNPLANVFLIPFAQSHFGNGGIGAAIATLMTEFLVMCIAIYLTPGEIFEGASIGLPLKGLAASLVMSCFCWIFERSGVHFLLWGGAGLLLYGVSLILFGAIRRTDLAFVKYSLIPGKWKNTSAATRGVPS
- a CDS encoding WecB/TagA/CpsF family glycosyltransferase, translating into MRIRGQNGRRVYILGARVDNTTSDRALSSIRWFVNHHDGRAREVFFTNVHSIFLSRRNRDFHRHLNDADLVLPDGSGLRLAGRILKTPIAENLNGTDFTPKVLREAETKGWSVYFLGAHPSVIGPCLSHVAESFPNLRIAGAYNGYFSPEEEPLIIEEINSREPDILLVALGSPNQELWIARHAGELKTAVCLAVGGLFDFLARIRRRAPLWMRKLGLEWVYRLLQDPRTKWQRVFIEIPYFLLLLAGRKLGIRPLRSSMLRKAAAS
- a CDS encoding GNAT family N-acetyltransferase, whose amino-acid sequence is MQTLRYVSAVAPGRPRRTAAGDGRNERGATRLSVEAIRDAAAFSLLRDEWNALAFQAEVTPFQTFEWLFHWWNYFGEDHARTPHILLFRDRRTLAGIVPLFLEVTDLLGKRVWSRLRFMGCGVTGRYSRGALSKAGPSDFLDSIIHPSYRSVVPREFARYLDEHPSVYDDIELEHLPAESSVLAGLPAELHARKIRCSARLTETAPRLEPPATLPDYLEGLRPHVRRKLNQARRAISETPGGSIERADSLESLNRLFRELVALHQARWNHLGYPGLFFLPGFGEFQEAVLREFWNRGWIWCEGVRLEGKLRAVRLGFVFHGRLYDYLSGFDDRPPWSKSRPGLALLLSMVEYSVQRSLSSLEFLRGTEEYKFEMTSRSTRNSTLWAIRPGSRRSYRRLVRGIIGGMLAVRRQLSIERSLLDVQRRIQDVPLPAVLAYVRFRLKTLRAKFHLPPIKGTKGPSGHRTDDADESGNGIREDHHRESLRGVQHAGKQ